One genomic segment of Candidatus Baltobacteraceae bacterium includes these proteins:
- a CDS encoding tetratricopeptide repeat protein, which yields MKRLLTALALASSSAFFLPAAAPAETSGDVARAETLYQEGKYKESIALLDSYLANHPKDATALVDRGDDYESLGDSKSAIADYTAAIAANPDYAYAYASRCDSRGELGQNSEALPDCDKAVALDPKSGYAYRARARVHLHLADQQAALADANNAISAASDNAYGYEIRCHVYVNLGDDAKAVEDCNEAVRIDPSIEEGYFQRGRAEIDQKKWPEAIADFNAALKIDPGPNAHYWLALSQLNNGQYDDGLKNVDAYIAAKSDDGDGYYVRAQIELKLGNRAEAKTSAQDALRHYRIDDDQTGAQKAQALLDSIEHGAG from the coding sequence ATGAAACGCTTGCTGACCGCGCTCGCGCTGGCGTCGAGTTCGGCGTTCTTTTTGCCGGCAGCGGCGCCGGCCGAAACGTCGGGCGATGTTGCGCGCGCCGAGACGCTGTATCAAGAAGGCAAATATAAAGAGTCGATTGCGCTGCTCGACTCGTACCTCGCGAATCATCCCAAAGACGCGACCGCTTTAGTGGATCGCGGCGACGATTACGAGTCGCTCGGGGATTCGAAATCGGCAATTGCCGACTACACAGCCGCGATCGCCGCCAATCCGGACTATGCGTACGCCTACGCGTCACGTTGCGATTCGCGCGGCGAGCTCGGTCAGAATAGTGAGGCGCTTCCGGATTGCGATAAGGCCGTCGCGCTCGACCCCAAATCGGGCTACGCCTACCGCGCGCGGGCGCGCGTGCACCTGCATCTTGCGGATCAGCAGGCAGCGCTCGCCGACGCCAACAACGCGATTTCGGCCGCCAGCGACAACGCCTACGGCTACGAGATTCGCTGTCACGTCTACGTCAATCTCGGCGACGATGCCAAGGCGGTCGAGGACTGCAACGAGGCGGTCCGCATCGATCCCTCGATCGAGGAGGGATACTTCCAGCGCGGGCGTGCGGAGATCGACCAGAAGAAGTGGCCCGAAGCGATCGCCGATTTCAATGCGGCCCTCAAGATCGATCCGGGACCGAATGCACACTATTGGCTGGCGTTGTCGCAGCTCAATAACGGTCAATACGACGACGGCTTAAAAAACGTCGACGCGTACATCGCCGCGAAGAGCGACGACGGCGATGGATATTACGTGCGCGCTCAGATAGAGCTCAAACTCGGGAATCGCGCGGAAGCGAAGACGTCGGCGCAGGATGCGTTACGCCACTACCGCATCGACGACGATCAAACGGGAGCGCAAAAGGCGCAAGCGCTGCTCGACTCGATCGAGCACGGCGCCGGTTAG